A single genomic interval of Panulirus ornatus isolate Po-2019 chromosome 37, ASM3632096v1, whole genome shotgun sequence harbors:
- the LOC139760595 gene encoding troponin C, isotype gamma-like, which produces METISAAKLEVLKRTFNMFDEDKSGFVPTDKIVTILNTLDVRFTHEDVTKRIKGIDEAKDGKLNFDNFVNILSCYMVDDEEDDEAMYEELKEAFRLYDREGNGYITTSTLKEILKELDNKLTDEDLDGIVEEIDEDGSGTVDFDEFMEMMTG; this is translated from the exons TGCTGAAGCGAACCTTCAACATGTTCGACGAGGACAAGTCTGGGTTCGTCCCCACGGATAAGATCGTGACTATACTGAACACCTTGGACGTGAGGTTCACCCACGAAGATGTCACGAAGAGAATAAAGGGTATTGATGAAGCAA AGGACGGGAAGCTGAACTTCGACAACTTCGTCAATATCCTCAGCTGTTATATGGTCGACGACGAGGAAGACGATGAGGCCATGTACGAGGAGCTCAAGGAAGCTTTCAGACTCTACGACAGGGaag GCAACGGCTACATCACCACCAGTACGCTGAAGGAGATCCTCAAGGAACTGGACAACAAACTCACTGACGAGGACCTGGATGGTATCGTCGAGGAGATCGACGAGGACGGCTCTGGAACCGTCGACTTCGATG AGTTCATGGAGATGATGACAGGTTAG